ACGCAGTTGTGGGATTGCTATCGGTCAGCATACACGTTTACGCTTTCGATTAGAAATTCGTGACCCCCATCTGATTGCTCTACCTTGGGAAATTATGCAGCGTGAAGCGGGGCAATCGGCAATCTCTCTCTCCCAAGATATACTATTTAGTCGCACCACTAGTGAAGTAGAGTCACTGCCCTATTTGCGAATAGATCAGGCTTTAAATATCCTCCTGGTTTTAGGAGAAGATAAAAACCTGCAATTGGAACAAGAATCACAAATTTTAGCGCAAACTCTGGCTAATACTGGTGCTGTTGGTAGCAATTCTCCAGCTTATGCACCTTGCATGGTACATACACTTTTGCAACCAACTCCACAGGAGTTGATTCAAGAGTTAGAAACTAAAACATACAACGTCTTTTTTTACGCTGGTCACGGACTCCCAGACCCAGATGGTGGGTTACTGTTTTTGCAGACCCAGATGAATATCAATGGCATAGAATTGGCGCAAGTATTGACCCGTAATGGTGTGAAACTGGCAGTTTTTAATGCCTGTTGGGGGGCACAACCAGCAGCTATCAATAATAAAGCACTGCCCTCTAGCAGTTTAGCAGAAGTGCTGATCCGTCATGGAGTGCCTGCAGTTTTAGCAATGCGGGATAAAATTGCTGACCAAGAAAGCCACAGCTTTATTCAAGCTTTTACCGAAGCCTTGCGATCGCGCCAGCCAATTGATCAAGCTGTAGCGGTGGCTAGGCAAGAGTTATTAACAGTATATAAGTTTAATCAACCAGGTTGGACTTTACCAGTTCTCTACTTACATCCAGATTATAATGGCGAACTGATTAAAGGTTTTGATGAAAGTGTGACCGAGCTACCAGATACTATCATGCCTGGCATAGCTTCTACGGTACCTACAGCCTATTTGCGATCGCTTGCTCCGGGAGGAAAAACTTGGGTATTACGTTCTGGCGTTACCCGCATCGGTCGCACGAAAGATAATGATATCGTCATCCCTGATCCTTCAGTTTCTAGACGCCAAGCCGAAATTCTAGGACGAAATAATTTCATTGGTACTACTCCGGTACGAACCTATTATCTGCAAGATTTATCTTCCTACGGTACAACCTGGTTTTTAAGCTCTAATGGTTGGCAACAAATTCTCCGCGAGGAGGTCCCTTTAAAGTCGGGAATGCAGTTAAAATTTGGTAGCTCGACCAGAGGTGAAATCTGGGAGTTGATTATTGAAGATGCGTGAACTGGGGACTGGGGACACTTCGGCAAGCTCAGTGCATCGCTGGGGATTGGGGACTGGGTACTAGTATTTTTTACGCTGAAAAATTACTTATTCCACTGACTACTTTGCACTGACAACTCAGGGCTTACGTATTCTCATCAACCATTCACCAGTTTTTTACTTCCGAAAAAATAAAAATTTTTTGCGGAAAAGCAATTGTTAAACGTGTAGCTGTCAATACGCCCAAAGAATTAATCAGGAGACAAAAAATGATTAGTAAAATTAACGCTCTAGATACTTTACATTCAATGTCAACTCAGGTGGAGTTAGATTTGTTAGCAGCATTACTAGAACCCGAAGATGCTACTTATCCCTGGAATCCATCTGATGAAGAATCAGAAGCTTATTTTGCTCAACTAGAACAGCAGTTTATTATCGACGATTTGCTCGAACAAGAACTAACAACACAATCGCAAGCTTTTTACAGCCAACTAGACACGGTTTGGTCAGAGATTTCTGATTGTGTATACTACAACAATAATACAAATCAATCGATTCTTGGTAATCTTCAAGAAAATTTAGAAACAGCCTTTGCTTCTGCTATACCCGAATACTGGCTCAAAGCGATCGCCCAGCAAGCGACTGAAATTTTTACTAGCACTGAATCTATTGGCGAACAGCTGATTCAGTGCGTTCAGTCGGTATTACCCATGTGGGCGGCGGAAGATCTTTTGGTATTAGCACGTCCTTACGCCTATGCTATGCGAAGTAGTGAAGCCCAAAACGCAGCCTCTGTCATTAGTAATCTTGAGAATCGCGACTGGAGAACTTTATCGGAAATCGAGCAAGCAAAAGTTACTTTAGCAATCTCCTACTATGCTCTCACAAAACTAAATACCTTACCATTGGAATCTTAAATGTATACTGTAAGTAGACTTAGATTCAATTGACAGGTATGATAAAACTTTAAACAAAATATAGTCTAGCATAGTCAGATATAGTCTAAAAGACAGTCCTAATGAAATTATCTGATTATGCTAAAACCTTGGGGATTTCGTACCTTACCGCTTGGCGACATGACAAAGCAGGTAAAATACCATATCCAACAGAGCAACTTCCCACGGGTACGGTAATTGTTGATTACGACCCGAAAAAGATATCAGGGCAAAGCGCAAAACCGAAAAAATTGTAGAAGCCTTAAATTCTCCAACAGATTGATTAAGTTTTCTAGTCAAGCATATCGGCTCTTCCGTACTTAGCGTGCTGAATTTGTTAAAAAATAAGTTTGAAACCCTTGCGTGGCTCCGATAAAAGCCATTATTTTTTGTATTTGAGCTACTGTTACTAAAAATCAAATTATAAACGCCTGTAAGCCTTGTTATTAAAGCAATTTAATCGACTTTCATTAATAATTAAGCACGCTACACACGCAAGAGCCGTCTATTCTAAGGGATAGGGGGTGTCTGGTAGTACATCCAAGGCGGATAACTCCACTATTTAAGCGTGTCCATGCTGAAAGTAGAGTCGCTTAAAGCTAAATTGCATAAGTCTGACTATATTTGACTATGTGATTTGGAACTATTTAGGCTTGATTTTGATAATTACCACAAAAACGGCAATTAGGTGTGCAAATATTGCTTGTGTGATTTTTTATTTTTTATTTGGGATCGATAAAACGGGTAGCAAAGTTTTGCGATCGCGTCGGTGATAAAGCCCGGGCCTTGAGAATTGCTGCCATCAAAAAAGCATAAGACAACACCCCAACAACCACCAGCAACAAAGCATTAATCGATCCGGTAGCGTTCCACAAAGCGTGAAGTGCGGCGGCGCTAACATAACCTACGGGGAGAATCTGCCAAGCTTGACGGGGTTTGAGAACAGCCAAACCAATAAAATAGCCCAGATAGCCGCTATAAGCCATGTGTCCGGCCACTGAGCCTAAAATTCGGGGAATTAGCAACTGTAAACCCACCAATTGACCAGCCCCTACCCCCGCCTGTTGAGCGACATTTTGGGTGATATCAGGCACATACTGTCCGAGAGTTTCTAGCAAAGTAAAGCCTACAGCAGAAGCGGTTCCTAGGAGAATGCCATCTAGAGGTTCCCAGACGCCTATCCGTTCCCGCCAAGGAGAACGCAAAAGGCTACCGATTAAAAATGCCCCCAATACAGGCAAGGCCTTAAGTAATTCCTCCATCAAGCCAGCGCCAAAAAACATCCGTACCAGCAATTCTGTGAAGGTGATCGAATCTTGCTCTGAGGGCAATTTACCAGGGAGTACGCCGCGAAATACGAAAATAAAGAAATCCAATAGGGGACTGAGCAAAATTACCATTGTGCCCAAAGCTACAGGAATTATTACCCACCAAGGCTTCTGTTTACCACAAAGTTGGTAAACAAAAAAGTAAGCAGCGAAGGCTATGTAACTGGCGACAATTACTTGATTTGCTTGTGGCCGACCGACCGTAGCGAACATCAGCACTACAAATACTACTGTAAGAATTCCCGGTACAAGGTAAGCTTTACGAGTTAAATCTTTACCAGTGGAAATAATCGGAAACAGTTGGGTGAAACTAACCGAGTCAGGCTTTAATTGTCCTTGGGAGTTAACCGCCGATGGAACATGACCTGCTGGCTTTGTCATCACCGTAGCGGGGGAGACGGATTCGTGTTCAAATACAAATTGTGGCCCATCAGCCCCCAAAGAAATGCGATCGCCTGGGTGTAATTCCTGACAACCTTGTAAGCGTTGTCCATTTAAATAAGTACCATTGGCACTATCTAAATCACAAATTAACCAGCTAAATTTGTGATCTGGAGAGGAAGAGAGGGGACGAACCACCGCATGACGACGAGATACCATCCGATACATCATGGCATCCAAGACAACCTGACAGCTGGGGTCGCGTCCAATTACTACTTCTTTACTGGGGAGCAATGAGTAACGAGATTCTGACCCAAAGGTTGCTCCATTACCAGACACTAGCCGCAGAAATGCATTATGTCTTGCGTTTTTGCCTGTCATCGAGTTAGAGTGCGTGTTTTAATAATTATAAAAATACGTTGACAGTAGAATTAAGCGTAGCCACATCAATCGCAGCATTGCTAAATACACTATAGCTTTACTAACTGCTCATAAATCGAAAATTGACCAGAGGAAAAAATCAAAATTGTCTTACCCCATCTTGACAGGTATTCTGGCGGCTAGCAGTTAGTCATCAGCCTGATTTGTTGGGAGTATTAATTATCGAAAGTATTAGTAATTTATTCGTAAAACCTAGTAGCAATTTAATTTCTGAAAATTTTATTTGAAGGATACTGAGTCGCGAATGGTAGGTTTGACCCCTGATAGCACGGGAAAATCAGGGTTTTTGGCGTCGTTCGATAATCTTCCAGGGCGCAAGGCCTTGGGACACAACTGTCGTTACTATCCTTACCGCCCTCATCACCAACGCCGTCACAGGTAAAATAGATGTGCGCCAAGTCCCCATCCCCTAACCCCAGAACCCACCATGACACAAATCACCCTTTCCGACCTCCCCGAAACCGTCCAAACCCTACTCAACCAAGCCCAAAAAACAGGCGAACCCCTCACTATTACCCAAAACGGTATCCCCTTCGCCATTATTTCGCTCATCAAGAAAAAATCCCTCCTCCAAACCCTTTCCACCCTTGAACCACTGGACGAAGACTTTACCGACGTGGACGAAGGATTATTACCATTAGATGATATTGAGTTTTCAAAATGAGCTATTTATACTTGTTAGATACAAACATCATTTCCGAACTAAAGAATTATTTTCTCATTAATGACCAATGACCAATGACCAATGACCAATGACCAATGACCAATGACCAATGACCAATGACCAATGACCAATGACCAATGACCAATGACCAATGACCAATGACCAATGACCAATGACCAATGACCAATGACCAATGACCAATGACTAATGACTAATGACTAATGACCAATGACCAATGACCAATGACTAAATCAGATGAAATTCAGCGATCGCTTTGTGAAAATTTTTGTTTTCATGTCCAGAACGGCTGAGTTTAATCAGCGCAAAACGCTGTAAGGGATTTAAACTTGCCCATTTTTCGGGTGTGAGGTTAACACCGATTTCTTGAGCTTTTTCCTGTACACTAGGTGGGACAGTGGTAGAGTCCATCCATGCTGGTTCAGGCTCAATGGGCAATTTTGCTGCTGGTGTGCCGCTGCGTTGTAAAATCAATGCCTGAAGATAGTCTTGGTAAGATTGAATTTCCGTTGGTGTAGTGCAAGGTAATTCGACTAAAGCTAGATGTTCAGCTACAGTCATTTGGCTCCAATCAGATAATTTTAACTTAATTCCACAGGTATCGAGTTTGTAACGTACTTGCATGGGTATGCAACGGAGAGAGTCTACAAAATCTGCTTCAAATTCAAAGAAATTTGACATGTTTTCTATCTAGAATTGCTGGTGCGAATTATCAAGTAACTAATTGATAGAGATAAAATAGCGATTCCCAGACCAATTATTTCAATTCCTTCGGTTGCTTTTAGATCAAGAATAATAATTTTACGAGCTATGGCAATTAAAGATGTTACAATCACCAATTCAACCTGTAAAACGTGTTTCTTCAAATATCCCGTAATATTTTCTAAAATTTCTAAGGCAATCAAAATATTGAGAAACAAACCAAATATTTTAAATAAGATTTTGTTGAAATCTCCTGGTTGCGTGTAAATTAATTCTTCAAATATAAAAAATGCCAAATCTCCAACTGCTAATAAGATGACAACCACCATAAACACAGATAAAATCTTTGAAACTATAACTTCGAGATTTTCGATGAGGTGCATAAATGGCTCATCTTTTTTGAGAATATCTATAATTTTTCTGGATAATTTATTCATTTGCTGCACCTTATTTTTAACTAAAAAATGGACAGTAAACAGTAAAAAGTAAAATCGTGTAGATAAATCTAAAGGATTGAACAAAGAAGCCTTACGGATGGGTGACCAGTTCTTTTGCGGTGTTTTTTTATGATTTTGCATAGCTAAAGCCAGTGTAGAGTTACCCTATTTACTCTCGTGTGTCGGGGGGCAATACTGCGTAGGTTTTGGAATTTCTTGGTTGAGGCAAGCAGGGGGAGCAGGGGGAGAAATGGAGGCAGGGGAAGAGTTTTGCCTCCCCTGCTTCCCCTGCCTCCCCTGCCTCCCCTGCAAATCCTACGCAGTATTGTGTCGGGGGGGGAGACACCGCCCGTACTGAGAAAATCCCCGATCTGTGGATGGGGATTTTAAAATGAGCTTTTGGTAAACAGACAATAATCTATAGTCAAAATAAATAAATCATGACTATAGATTATTGCTTATTCATTAAATTACTAAATTATTTATTTGGGCGTATATTTAGCAGCTTACCATTGTGAGGACTGTAGTTGACAGTTTTTGACTACAATTTCAAGAGAAATTGGTAATAGCTGCACTGCACAAGCTTTTAATTCTGGTTGTAGGGAATCAGGACAAGATGCTGAATGGGTGAGGGCGTTGGCTTCGGCTTGGTTAGCCCATAGGGCACCCCAATGCATGGGAATAAACACTGTACCAGGGGCGATCGCCTTTGTGACCTTAGCGGGAAACCTGGCTTGACCGCGACGCGATCGCACTTCTACCCAAGAATTGTCTGTAATTGCTAACTTTACAGCATCACGGGGGTGAATCTCAATAAACGGTTCGGGATGCATTTGCTGAATTTTCTCAATGCGCCCGGTACGTGTTAGGGTGTGCCAATGTCCATAAAGTCTTCCAGTAGTTAAGACAAAAGGATAATTCGGGTCTGGTGGTTCGGCTAACCCCCGCGAGTGATAAGCCCCAAATCGCGCCCGTCCATCAGGGGTATGAAAGCGCAGATCGGTGTACAGTCTTTTAGAGTGAGGAGTGAGGAGTGATTCTGACTCATAACTTTTTTCAGGACTTGGCCATTGAATAGGGCTGATTGTCAATTGTTCGTGACTGATACCCGACATATCGCAAGGGCGATCGCGAGTTAGTTGGGCGAATTCAGCATAAACTTCAGCGGAGTTAGCAAAAGTAAATTGTTCCACAAAACCTAATCGGCGTCCAACTTCGGCGAAAATTTCCCAATCAGCTTTTGCTTGTTGTGGTGGTTGGCGGAAAGCTGGAGATAGAGTTACCATGCGTTCAGAATTTGTCATCACGCCAGTTTTCTCACC
The Gloeotrichia echinulata CP02 DNA segment above includes these coding regions:
- a CDS encoding nitrate reductase associated protein, yielding MSNFFEFEADFVDSLRCIPMQVRYKLDTCGIKLKLSDWSQMTVAEHLALVELPCTTPTEIQSYQDYLQALILQRSGTPAAKLPIEPEPAWMDSTTVPPSVQEKAQEIGVNLTPEKWASLNPLQRFALIKLSRSGHENKNFHKAIAEFHLI
- a CDS encoding CHAT domain-containing protein, whose protein sequence is MPSLNLAIARLINTGTDNFAIWVVKAPYPSGYVLHDCIWPVELSQIWLEWQQMFAGQTPLDIFPGSTPQKTNPPLINWIVPPSGQPTSYSSRLMQYLGITLWRWLFDGQILGSLERSCGIAIGQHTRLRFRLEIRDPHLIALPWEIMQREAGQSAISLSQDILFSRTTSEVESLPYLRIDQALNILLVLGEDKNLQLEQESQILAQTLANTGAVGSNSPAYAPCMVHTLLQPTPQELIQELETKTYNVFFYAGHGLPDPDGGLLFLQTQMNINGIELAQVLTRNGVKLAVFNACWGAQPAAINNKALPSSSLAEVLIRHGVPAVLAMRDKIADQESHSFIQAFTEALRSRQPIDQAVAVARQELLTVYKFNQPGWTLPVLYLHPDYNGELIKGFDESVTELPDTIMPGIASTVPTAYLRSLAPGGKTWVLRSGVTRIGRTKDNDIVIPDPSVSRRQAEILGRNNFIGTTPVRTYYLQDLSSYGTTWFLSSNGWQQILREEVPLKSGMQLKFGSSTRGEIWELIIEDA
- a CDS encoding phosphate-starvation-inducible PsiE family protein, whose product is MNKLSRKIIDILKKDEPFMHLIENLEVIVSKILSVFMVVVILLAVGDLAFFIFEELIYTQPGDFNKILFKIFGLFLNILIALEILENITGYLKKHVLQVELVIVTSLIAIARKIIILDLKATEGIEIIGLGIAILSLSISYLIIRTSNSR
- a CDS encoding type II toxin-antitoxin system Phd/YefM family antitoxin translates to MTQITLSDLPETVQTLLNQAQKTGEPLTITQNGIPFAIISLIKKKSLLQTLSTLEPLDEDFTDVDEGLLPLDDIEFSK
- a CDS encoding PrsW family glutamic-type intramembrane protease — encoded protein: MTGKNARHNAFLRLVSGNGATFGSESRYSLLPSKEVVIGRDPSCQVVLDAMMYRMVSRRHAVVRPLSSSPDHKFSWLICDLDSANGTYLNGQRLQGCQELHPGDRISLGADGPQFVFEHESVSPATVMTKPAGHVPSAVNSQGQLKPDSVSFTQLFPIISTGKDLTRKAYLVPGILTVVFVVLMFATVGRPQANQVIVASYIAFAAYFFVYQLCGKQKPWWVIIPVALGTMVILLSPLLDFFIFVFRGVLPGKLPSEQDSITFTELLVRMFFGAGLMEELLKALPVLGAFLIGSLLRSPWRERIGVWEPLDGILLGTASAVGFTLLETLGQYVPDITQNVAQQAGVGAGQLVGLQLLIPRILGSVAGHMAYSGYLGYFIGLAVLKPRQAWQILPVGYVSAAALHALWNATGSINALLLVVVGVLSYAFLMAAILKARALSPTRSQNFATRFIDPK